The Candidatus Endomicrobium procryptotermitis genome has a window encoding:
- a CDS encoding RluA family pseudouridine synthase, whose translation MKEKITYNKVERERIDFFLACVYKDYSRSYFQRITEKNKVFVNGKSVLSSHRLKSGDEITVEFEKEKISNEIKPEKINIDIIYEDDDIILINKRPGIVVHPSYGHLSGTLLNALKYHSKGKYVPYMVHRLDKDTSGIIVFAKNEKAKISLSKQLQKRTVKKTYYAAVKGTIVENRGRIEAPLGRSKENRKLMSVNSAAKKMAVTEFKVMERKGDFTLVEIRIITGRTHQIRSHMKYINHPVVGDTQYGGPETIDGKEFKRQMLHAYAVTFTHPKTSKPVEFKAPLLDDMKEIFKI comes from the coding sequence ATGAAAGAAAAAATAACTTATAATAAAGTTGAAAGAGAAAGAATAGATTTTTTTCTGGCTTGCGTTTATAAAGATTATTCACGTTCATACTTTCAAAGGATTACCGAAAAAAATAAAGTGTTTGTAAACGGCAAATCCGTTCTTTCAAGCCATAGATTAAAATCCGGTGATGAAATAACCGTAGAATTTGAAAAAGAAAAAATTTCCAATGAAATAAAACCGGAAAAAATAAATATAGACATTATATATGAAGATGACGATATTATTTTGATAAATAAGCGTCCAGGAATAGTCGTTCATCCTTCCTACGGACATCTCTCAGGCACTCTTTTAAACGCATTGAAATATCATTCTAAAGGAAAATATGTTCCTTATATGGTGCACAGGCTTGACAAAGATACTTCTGGTATAATAGTTTTTGCAAAAAACGAGAAAGCAAAAATCAGCCTTTCAAAACAGCTTCAAAAAAGAACGGTAAAAAAGACATATTATGCCGCTGTAAAAGGAACGATAGTTGAAAACAGGGGAAGAATAGAGGCGCCTTTGGGAAGGTCAAAAGAAAACAGAAAGCTGATGTCGGTGAATTCGGCGGCAAAAAAAATGGCTGTAACGGAATTTAAAGTCATGGAAAGAAAAGGCGATTTCACACTTGTTGAAATAAGAATCATCACAGGAAGAACTCATCAGATAAGGAGCCATATGAAATATATAAATCATCCTGTAGTAGGCGATACCCAATACGGAGGACCTGAAACGATTGACGGAAAAGAATTTAAAAGACAAATGCTCCACGCATATGCCGTAACGTTTACCCATCCAAAAACTTCAAAACCTGTAGAATTTAAAGCACCTCTTTTAGACGATATGAAAGAAATCTTCAAAATCTGA
- a CDS encoding DUF3793 family protein — protein sequence MEFYTIPEINKVLIEYCAPVLLRRKPAALFTLPSKQYLSLLKQTIKNALNIKVLRIYQKGILVMIYDYILLESLLLKNESIHDALLLFGYSSYTDIDDYLCHLKNKFQNGSIFPHEIGLFLGYPPEDVFAFIHNKGQAYKYCGIWKVYSDEEYSRKCFEEYKYCAECLRKHLSNGGRIENFKTIYGIQKTGGSIYE from the coding sequence ATGGAATTTTATACAATCCCTGAAATAAATAAAGTATTAATAGAATATTGTGCGCCTGTACTTTTGCGCCGAAAACCTGCGGCTCTTTTTACTTTGCCGTCCAAACAATATTTGTCTTTACTAAAACAAACTATAAAAAATGCGCTTAATATTAAAGTGCTGCGCATCTATCAAAAAGGTATTTTAGTAATGATATACGATTATATTTTGCTTGAATCATTGCTTTTAAAAAATGAGAGCATACATGACGCTCTGCTTTTATTTGGATATAGCTCATATACAGATATTGATGACTATTTATGTCATTTGAAAAATAAATTTCAAAATGGCAGCATTTTTCCTCATGAGATAGGTTTATTTTTGGGCTACCCTCCGGAAGATGTTTTTGCTTTTATACACAATAAAGGGCAGGCATACAAATATTGCGGTATTTGGAAAGTTTATAGCGATGAAGAATATTCGCGCAAATGTTTTGAAGAATATAAATATTGCGCAGAATGCCTGCGCAAACATCTTTCAAACGGCGGCAGGATTGAAAATTTTAAAACTATTTATGGAATACAAAAAACGGGAGGAAGCATTTATGAGTAA
- a CDS encoding flavodoxin, translating into MSKVAVIYWSGTGNTEAMAKSIEKGLKEKSAEADVFEVGSAPANLDAYEKVAFGCPSMGAEVLEENTFEPYFTSVEKSLKGKKVALFGSYGWGDGQWMRDWVERTRSAEALLVDDGFIQNEAPNTDECESFGKKFADF; encoded by the coding sequence ATGAGTAAAGTTGCGGTTATTTATTGGAGCGGGACGGGCAATACCGAGGCGATGGCCAAAAGTATTGAAAAAGGTTTGAAAGAAAAAAGCGCCGAAGCCGATGTTTTTGAGGTTGGTTCAGCTCCGGCAAATTTAGATGCTTATGAAAAAGTAGCTTTCGGTTGTCCTTCAATGGGTGCCGAAGTTTTGGAAGAAAACACTTTTGAGCCTTATTTTACATCGGTTGAGAAATCTCTTAAAGGTAAAAAAGTCGCATTATTTGGTTCTTACGGCTGGGGAGACGGTCAGTGGATGAGAGATTGGGTCGAGCGGACGCGGTCCGCGGAAGCCTTGCTTGTTGATGACGGATTCATACAGAATGAAGCTCCGAATACAGACGAATGCGAGTCATTTGGAAAAAAGTTTGCGGATTTTTAA
- the hrcA gene encoding heat-inducible transcriptional repressor HrcA: MRHVSVGVLHERKAKILNAVIHHFIKTGNPVGSNILTDEYGIKLSTATVRNLMAELEKEGFLTQPHTSAGRVPTDKGYRAYVDSLINLQKFAIEEEERIRKEYERKSKEIESFLSETSKILSCLSHYTGFVLAPKTQYNEIVNVELVQIAREQLLIVLLTHTGILKHRTVNASLGQSELLRLKNFLNQNLRGVTLAQANSKIVSRIREFQNNEKNIYNIIGQISDVLFGIQDDLYIGGTSNAISIPEFNDFEPIKSMIKLNEDKEKLMCIINDDLDSKGINVKIGSENPQEELRDLSIITKVYSDGDKAVGVLGIIGPKRMHYDKMMSLVGAVSKLLNDFFKKS, translated from the coding sequence ATGCGCCACGTGTCAGTAGGAGTTCTCCATGAAAGAAAAGCAAAAATATTAAATGCTGTAATACATCATTTTATTAAGACGGGCAATCCTGTCGGTTCGAATATATTGACAGACGAATACGGCATTAAACTTTCGACTGCAACGGTAAGAAATCTTATGGCGGAACTTGAAAAAGAAGGTTTTTTAACACAGCCGCATACTTCGGCTGGAAGGGTTCCTACTGATAAAGGGTACAGAGCTTATGTGGATTCACTTATCAATCTGCAAAAATTTGCTATTGAAGAAGAGGAAAGAATAAGAAAAGAGTATGAGCGTAAAAGTAAAGAAATAGAGAGTTTTTTATCGGAAACTTCAAAAATACTTTCGTGTTTATCGCATTATACAGGATTTGTTCTTGCTCCGAAAACGCAGTACAATGAGATTGTAAATGTGGAGCTTGTACAGATTGCACGTGAACAGCTTTTAATAGTTCTTTTGACTCATACGGGAATTTTAAAACACAGAACCGTTAACGCTTCTCTCGGACAGTCGGAACTTTTAAGACTTAAAAATTTTTTAAATCAAAACTTAAGAGGGGTTACTCTGGCGCAGGCAAATTCAAAAATTGTGAGTAGAATAAGAGAATTTCAAAATAATGAAAAAAACATATATAACATTATAGGACAAATAAGCGATGTGCTTTTCGGAATTCAGGATGATTTGTACATAGGTGGGACGTCAAACGCCATATCAATTCCGGAATTTAACGATTTTGAACCTATTAAATCCATGATAAAGTTGAATGAAGATAAAGAAAAACTTATGTGCATAATAAATGACGACTTGGACAGTAAAGGGATAAACGTAAAAATCGGCTCGGAAAATCCTCAGGAAGAGTTGAGGGATTTGAGTATAATCACCAAAGTTTACAGTGACGGCGATAAAGCTGTTGGAGTCTTAGGCATAATAGGCCCGAAACGTATGCATTATGACAAAATGATGTCTTTGGTCGGAGCTGTTTCAAAATTATTAAATGATTTTTTTAAAAAGAGTTAG
- a CDS encoding nucleotide exchange factor GrpE — protein MAENIKKQLEQNCTCEEDAREEKLSELEILKQSFDEKKKEAEQYYDQLLRLKADFENYRRRVEKEKKDYLDWGKEKILLKQISMDDILQQALKSAKSGGKVEDIITGLDMVNREFEKMLREEGVEEVVCDKFDPNFCEALDTVDSGEEEGTILDVYQKGYKMNGRLIRTAKVKVAKKQEGDGIKP, from the coding sequence GTGGCCGAGAACATAAAAAAACAACTAGAGCAAAATTGCACTTGCGAAGAAGATGCGCGCGAAGAAAAACTTTCGGAATTGGAAATTCTAAAACAGTCTTTTGACGAGAAGAAAAAGGAAGCCGAACAATATTACGACCAGCTTTTAAGACTTAAAGCCGATTTTGAAAATTACCGTCGCCGTGTGGAAAAAGAGAAAAAAGATTATCTGGACTGGGGAAAAGAAAAAATTCTTTTAAAACAAATTTCGATGGACGATATTTTGCAGCAGGCATTGAAAAGTGCAAAGAGCGGTGGAAAAGTTGAAGATATAATAACCGGTTTGGATATGGTAAACAGAGAGTTTGAAAAAATGCTTAGAGAAGAAGGTGTCGAAGAAGTAGTATGCGATAAATTTGACCCTAATTTCTGCGAGGCATTGGATACAGTTGACAGTGGTGAAGAAGAAGGGACAATTTTGGATGTTTATCAAAAAGGTTATAAAATGAACGGAAGGCTCATAAGGACGGCAAAAGTGAAAGTTGCAAAAAAGCAAGAGGGTGACGGCATAAAACCGTAG
- the dnaK gene encoding molecular chaperone DnaK, producing MAKIIGIDLGTSNSAAAIMEGGKTTLIPSAEGTTLGGKAFPSYVAFTKDGQLLVGEPARRQAVTNPEGTISAFKRKMGTDYKYKINDKEFTPQQLSAFILQKIKKDVESYLGEKIEKAVITVPAYFNDNQRQATKDAGAIAGLEVVRLVNEPTAASLAYGIDKVGREQKILVFDLGGGTLDVTIMEMGAEGTFEVLSTSGDTQLGGTDMDNALINYIAEDFKRTNGIDLRNDKMAVQRLKEAAEKAKIELSSVLETDINLPFITADASGPKHLTMKFTRATLENLVRPIVERCKTSIDTAIKDAKLPVDGITKIILVGGPTRMPIVQKFVEEHVGKKVERGIDPMECVCFGAAVQAAVLTGDVKDILLLDVTPLTLGIETAGGIRTALIDRNTTVPAKRSQIFSTYSDNQSAVTVNILQGERPMAKDNLSLGQFTLDGIVPAPRGVPQIEVTFDIDANGILHVSAKDKGTGKEQSIKISSSTKLSKNDIDKYIKEAEQYSSEDEKRKEEIEVRNEADNLIYSVEKSLKEHGDKISGDERLNIDRTLADAKEALKGNDIEKIKSTKEALTSASHKLAEAIYKASQAQGAQQQQPSGQDAGSNSNSQSDGDNVVEAEVVDEDKK from the coding sequence ATGGCTAAGATTATAGGGATAGATTTAGGAACGTCAAATTCTGCTGCAGCAATTATGGAAGGAGGCAAAACTACTCTTATACCGTCGGCAGAAGGCACTACTCTTGGGGGAAAAGCTTTTCCTTCATACGTGGCTTTCACCAAAGATGGACAGTTGCTTGTCGGCGAGCCAGCCAGAAGGCAGGCGGTTACAAATCCTGAAGGCACGATAAGCGCTTTCAAAAGAAAAATGGGAACAGATTATAAATATAAAATCAATGATAAAGAGTTTACGCCGCAGCAGCTTTCGGCTTTTATTTTGCAGAAAATTAAAAAAGATGTCGAGTCATATCTTGGAGAAAAAATAGAGAAAGCCGTTATAACGGTTCCCGCATATTTCAATGACAATCAGAGGCAGGCTACAAAAGATGCAGGTGCGATTGCTGGTCTTGAAGTTGTAAGGCTCGTAAATGAGCCGACGGCGGCTTCGCTTGCTTACGGTATCGATAAAGTCGGCAGGGAGCAGAAGATACTCGTTTTTGATCTCGGCGGTGGAACTCTCGATGTGACAATTATGGAAATGGGCGCAGAAGGCACGTTCGAAGTTCTTTCGACTTCCGGCGATACGCAGCTTGGCGGAACGGATATGGACAATGCTTTAATAAATTATATAGCCGAAGATTTTAAAAGAACAAACGGTATAGATTTAAGAAACGACAAAATGGCGGTTCAGCGTTTAAAAGAAGCAGCGGAAAAAGCCAAAATAGAACTTTCAAGCGTTTTGGAAACAGACATAAATCTTCCGTTTATAACGGCTGACGCTTCAGGTCCAAAACATCTTACAATGAAATTTACCAGAGCTACTCTTGAAAATCTGGTAAGACCTATAGTTGAAAGATGTAAAACTTCAATAGACACAGCCATTAAAGATGCCAAATTGCCTGTAGATGGAATCACAAAAATAATTCTTGTGGGAGGTCCAACGAGAATGCCGATAGTGCAAAAATTCGTGGAAGAGCATGTCGGCAAGAAAGTTGAACGAGGAATAGACCCTATGGAATGCGTTTGTTTCGGCGCAGCTGTACAAGCGGCCGTATTGACCGGAGACGTCAAAGACATTCTCCTGCTTGACGTAACTCCGCTTACTCTAGGCATTGAAACGGCGGGAGGAATAAGAACTGCTTTAATAGACAGAAATACTACGGTTCCAGCAAAACGGTCTCAGATATTTTCAACTTATTCGGACAATCAGTCCGCGGTTACAGTTAACATTCTACAGGGAGAAAGACCTATGGCGAAGGATAATCTGTCGCTTGGACAGTTTACTCTTGACGGCATAGTTCCCGCTCCCAGAGGCGTACCACAGATAGAAGTTACTTTTGACATAGACGCAAATGGAATTTTACACGTAAGTGCCAAAGACAAAGGAACAGGTAAGGAACAGTCGATTAAAATATCGTCTTCAACAAAACTTTCTAAAAACGATATAGACAAATACATTAAAGAAGCCGAACAATACTCTTCCGAAGACGAAAAAAGAAAGGAAGAAATAGAAGTAAGAAACGAAGCTGACAATCTGATTTATTCAGTTGAAAAAAGCCTCAAAGAACACGGCGACAAAATAAGTGGCGATGAAAGACTTAACATAGATAGAACTTTAGCCGATGCAAAAGAAGCTTTAAAAGGAAACGACATAGAAAAAATAAAATCTACGAAAGAAGCGTTGACATCTGCAAGCCATAAATTAGCCGAAGCGATATATAAGGCAAGTCAGGCACAGGGCGCACAGCAACAACAACCATCCGGTCAGGATGCAGGTTCAAACTCAAACTCTCAATCTGACGGAGACAATGTCGTAGAAGCTGAAGTTGTCGATGAAGATAAAAAGTAA
- the dnaJ gene encoding molecular chaperone DnaJ: protein MAKRDYYEVLGVTKTASVDEIKSAYRKLALKYHPDKNPGNKEAEEKFKEINEAYEVLSDAQKKQHYDAFGHDAANGGSPFGAGGQGGFQYSDDVGDILGDIFGNIFGGSSKRGGRTSRRRGEDLRADIEVSYLDVMKGREVSIEVPRKETCSLCQGTGSKDGKKPKQCPQCKGSGSIRYSQGFFSFQQECPQCKGSGSIIENPCPQCRGGGTVKTKKTIKVKIPAGVDEGTSLKVTGSGNAGSNGYPSGDLYVVVHLKRDPHFHRDGDNIYTEIKVSFPQAAIGTEFEVPVIEGTVKVKIPAGTQPGTTLRVREQGFPRLGIRNARGDLYVKIDIEVPKSMNTEQKKALFEYAKSMGEVSVDAVYQDDSFFRKIFGK from the coding sequence ATGGCAAAGAGAGATTATTATGAAGTTTTGGGAGTTACAAAAACGGCTTCTGTCGATGAAATAAAGTCTGCTTACAGAAAGCTGGCTTTAAAGTATCATCCGGACAAAAATCCCGGAAATAAAGAAGCCGAAGAAAAATTTAAAGAGATAAACGAGGCCTACGAGGTGCTTTCGGATGCACAGAAAAAGCAGCACTACGATGCTTTCGGACATGATGCCGCAAATGGCGGTAGTCCTTTCGGCGCGGGCGGGCAGGGCGGATTTCAATATTCCGACGACGTGGGAGATATTTTAGGGGATATATTTGGCAATATTTTCGGAGGCAGTTCAAAAAGGGGCGGCAGAACGTCGCGGAGAAGAGGTGAAGATTTAAGAGCTGACATTGAAGTTTCATATTTAGATGTAATGAAAGGCAGAGAAGTTTCGATAGAAGTTCCAAGAAAAGAAACGTGTTCGCTTTGTCAAGGAACGGGAAGTAAAGATGGGAAAAAACCGAAACAATGTCCCCAATGTAAAGGTTCAGGAAGTATAAGATATTCACAGGGATTTTTTTCTTTTCAGCAGGAATGTCCCCAGTGCAAAGGCTCGGGAAGCATTATAGAAAATCCGTGTCCCCAGTGCAGAGGCGGAGGAACGGTTAAGACAAAAAAAACCATAAAAGTAAAAATTCCAGCAGGTGTAGATGAAGGAACTTCTTTGAAAGTCACCGGTTCTGGAAACGCCGGCTCAAATGGATATCCGTCGGGTGATTTGTATGTTGTCGTTCATTTGAAACGAGACCCTCATTTCCACAGGGATGGAGATAATATTTATACAGAAATAAAAGTTTCGTTTCCGCAGGCGGCTATAGGCACTGAATTTGAAGTTCCCGTAATTGAAGGAACGGTAAAAGTAAAAATTCCGGCAGGCACTCAGCCGGGAACGACTTTAAGAGTTAGAGAGCAGGGATTTCCGCGTCTCGGCATAAGAAACGCGCGCGGCGACTTGTATGTTAAAATAGACATAGAAGTTCCGAAATCTATGAATACTGAGCAGAAAAAAGCTCTTTTTGAATACGCGAAATCCATGGGAGAAGTTTCTGTAGATGCAGTTTATCAAGATGATAGTTTTTTCAGAAAAATTTTCGGCAAATAA
- a CDS encoding response regulator transcription factor, whose translation MNNLIYAVDDEEDILELIEINLRKNFFKVKTFSSSSFFLKALEKQKPDLAIIDIMMPYPDGIELSKIMKTSEEFSGIPIIFLSAKSDESDKIIGLEMGADDYITKPFSVKELIARIKTILRRISAVNTNVHEKKLSQPHKIKIDKEKFRVSAAGEDIELTVTEFKILELFLSKPGAVFSRDKILDYLWGDDKLVIDRTVDVHIKNLREKLGKYASMIKNIRGLGYKIEE comes from the coding sequence ATGAACAATTTAATATATGCTGTCGACGATGAAGAAGACATATTGGAGCTTATAGAGATTAACCTTAGAAAGAATTTTTTTAAAGTTAAAACTTTTAGCAGTTCTTCTTTTTTTTTGAAAGCTTTAGAAAAACAAAAGCCTGATTTAGCCATAATTGACATAATGATGCCTTATCCCGATGGTATCGAACTTTCAAAAATCATGAAAACCAGTGAAGAATTTTCCGGTATTCCCATAATATTTTTAAGTGCTAAAAGCGATGAAAGTGACAAAATTATAGGGCTGGAAATGGGCGCAGACGATTACATTACAAAACCCTTTTCAGTTAAAGAACTTATTGCCAGAATTAAAACCATACTCAGAAGAATATCTGCCGTAAACACAAATGTGCATGAAAAGAAACTTTCACAACCGCATAAAATAAAAATAGACAAAGAAAAGTTTAGAGTTTCCGCAGCCGGCGAAGATATTGAACTTACAGTTACGGAATTTAAAATTTTGGAATTGTTTTTGTCAAAGCCGGGCGCTGTTTTTTCAAGAGATAAAATACTTGATTATCTTTGGGGCGATGATAAACTTGTAATAGACAGGACCGTAGATGTGCATATAAAAAATTTGAGGGAAAAACTTGGAAAATACGCGTCGATGATAAAAAATATACGCGGTCTTGGATACAAAATTGAAGAATAG